The following is a genomic window from Geoalkalibacter halelectricus.
TCAAGTCGGTGGCGCGCGACAAAGAGTTCACGCCGCAAAAAGTGAGCAACAAGTAAGGTTGAGTGAATTCGGGGAAGCCGGCGCGGACGGATCGGAGGCGGTATGTGGCCGCATCCCGGCGCGCCGGCCTAACGGGGGAGGTTGCGATGAAACGGGGAACATGGTCACTGATCTGTATCGGGCTGTTTCTGGGGGCTTTGACGGTCGCGGCGGCGGTGCCCGGCGTCATGGACGGTTTCGCAGGCATCGTCATCACCATCTTTTTGCTCTACTGCGGGATCATCGTGGTGGCGCAACTGTTCTCGGCCCTCTATGCCATGCGCCTCATGGTCGAGGATTCCCTGGACAAAAAGCGGGTGTCGCGCCGCGTTGACCTGAATTGAACTGGTAGCTTTTTCATTAACGAATTCGATTGGTTGACAAGGAGATCAAAATGAACATCTCGACGAAAAGTGTGCTGTTTCTCTTTGCGGTTTACTTTGTGAGCTTTGTCGCCCTGGTGGTTCTGCCATCCGGAGCGGCATAGGCGGATAGATGGGGCGGGCAACATGTGGCCCGGGAGGCTCCCGGGTCGGCCCAGGATCAATAGAGAGGGAGGACGAACCGTGAAAATCTCAGCGAAGCATTTAATTTTTCTATTTTTCATGTACTTTCTGGCATTTGTTGCCCTGGTCGCGGTGCCGTCGGGTTGGGCCGCGGACACCGACCACTGCCTGATGTGCCACGGCGACGCCGGGATGGTGGGCGACGCCCTGTATGTGGACGGTGACAAATTCGCCGCCACCCTGCACGGCGACATGGGCTGCGTGGCCTGTCACGTCGACGCCACCTACGACCACCCCGACGACGGCCTGCGCTTGGCCGCGGTCAACTGCAACGATTGCCACTTCGACATCGAGCAGGAATACAACGCCGGCATCCATGCCGGGCTGGCGTCCTGCAACGATTGCCACGAACCCCACAGCGTGCGAGGTCCCACCGAAGTCAGCGGCTACGACATGAACCTGATGTGCACCGGCTGCCACAGCGTATCGCGCATGGTCGACAGCCACAGCCGCTGGCTGCCCCAGGCCGGGCTGCATATCGAGGCGGTGCCCTGCATCACCTGTCACACCTCCTCGGAAGACGTGGTCATCACCTGGTACCTGGTCAAGCAGAAGCAGGCCTACGGCGATTTCGTGCTGCTCAGCAACGAGGAATTGCAGCAACTTGCCGGCGAGGCCGGCATCACCGAAATCATCGACCGCGACGGCGATGGATTCGTGTCGCTCGCCGAACTGCGCGCCTTCAACACCAGTCGTGATTTCCGCGGCCTGCACCTGGTGGGCATGATGACGCCGGAAACCGTCAGCCACAACTTCCAGGTGCTCGACAACCGCTGGGACTGCACCTTCTGCCATGCCTCCGGCCCCGGGGCCATGCAGACCAGCTACGTGGCCTTTCCTCGCGGGGACGGCTCCTTCAAGCGCCTTGACGTGGAAAAGGGCGCGGCCCTCGACGCCCTCTACGGCACGCCGAATTTCTACATGGTCGGCGCCACGCGCAACAAGACCATGGACATTCTCGGGGCCATGATCATCGCCGGCGGCCTGGTGCTGCCCGTCGGTCACGGCACCCTGCGCTTCTTCACCCGTAAAAACCGCAAGGGAGGACACTAAGGCCATGGCACAGAGCAAATACATCTACCTGCAACCAACGCCCATTCGAATCTGGCACTGGCTCAATGCCCTGGGATTTATCGCCCTGATCCTCTCGGGCATCCAGATTCGCTATCCCGAGGTCAATATTTTCGGCAGCTATCGCGCCGCCATCGAGTTGCACAACACGGCAGGTATCGTCGTCTCGGTGAGCTTCTGCCTGTGGCTGATCTACTACCTGGTCATCTCGCGCAAGCTGGTCGCCCTCTACGTGCCGACCCGCGACGACATCCAGCGTGGGCTCTGGCGCCAGGCCATGTTCTACTTCTTCAATTATTTCCGGGGTAAGCCCAACCCCCATCACGCAACACCGGAGTCCAAGTTCAACCCCATGCAGAAATCGGCCTACCTGGTGATCATGATGGTGCTGGTGCCTCTGGTCATCGTCTCGGGGTTGCTGTTGCTCAACATCGGGCCCATGCGCCAGGTGGTCATGGCCCTGGGTGGTGTGAAAATGGTGATCGGCGCCCATTTCCTGCTGTCCTGCGGCCTGACGGCCTTTTTGTTCACCCATGTCTATCTGGCCACCCTCGGCCAGACCGCCTTTGCTTACTTCAAGCCCATGTGGACGGGTTGGGAAAAGGTCGACAGCCACCACGCCGAAGAGGGGCATTGACGGCGGGTTTTATCCACGCCGAAAGGAAGTGACGTGGGGGGCGGAGCCATGAACAAGGCTTCGCCCCCCACGCTCGTTTCATGGCGGGGCCGCGCAGATGAAATCCGCCATTGACAGAAGCCTGGGCAAAATACTATCATTTAAAAATTAATCGATTTTATATTTATCCCTTCTCACCGGACCTTGCTCCGCGGGCCATCAATGAGCGCCAACAGCATCCGCAGACACATCCTGCTGCCCCTGAGCTTCACCTTGCTGTTGTTGCTCGCCACCTTTCTGTTCAGCATCTATCGCATCAAGCTCCAGGAAGTCGATGCCGCGCTGGCCCAAAACTATGAAATAGCACAGACTCTTTCCGCGGAGTTGCGCCACGAGCGCGCCGTGCAGATGGGCCTGGTTCTGGAGCTACTGGCGCGCGACCCCCATCTGCAGCAGGCCATGGAGGCTGGTGATCGCGCCGCGCTGCTGGAATTTTCCCGCCCCTTGTTCGAGGAGGTGCTGCTGCCCAACGGCATCTCGCACCTCTATTTTCACCAACCGGATCAACGCGTCTTGCTGCGCCTGCACAAACCCGATTTTCACGGTGACCTCATCGGGCGCCACTCCCTGCGCCAGGCGGCCGCGGAGAACCGCCTGAGCAGCGGTGTCGAGCTGGGTCCTCTTGGCACTTTCACCCACCGGGTGGTGCTGCCCTGGTACGCGGCCGGCGACCTGGTCGGCTATCTCGAAGCGGGCGAGGACGTCGATCTGTTCATGGGGCGGCTACGGCAGAGCATCGGCATCGATTATGTTGTTGCGGTGGAAAAGTCTTATCTGGATCGCGAACTCTGGGAGCAGGGGCGGGCCCTGCGCGCCCGTCCCGCGGACTGGAACCGCTTTGCCGACCATGTGATTCTCGATCAGTCCCTGGAGATCCTGCCCGAGGGTTTCGAGCAGGCCTTGAATCTGGACCACGATGCGCACCTGCACCTGTCCTTCGAGCTGAGCCTGGATGAGCGCGTTCTGCGCGGGCGCCTGCTGCCCCTGCGCGACGCCCGAGGTGTGGATGTCGGTGATGTGCTGCTGCTGGTCGATGTCACCGAAAAGCTCGCCCTGTTCAACCGCTCCATGTGGTTGGGGACATTGCTCACCCTGGGTTTCGGCGGAGTGCTGTTCGGTTTTTCCTACGTCATGCTCGGGCGCACCTCGCAGCAGTTGCAGGAGGCGCAGGATCGTCTGATGCGCGAATTCGAGGCGACGCGTCAGGCCAACGATCTTTTAGAAGAGGAAATGGCCGAGCGCCAACGCATGGAAGCGGCCCTGCGCGAGGCGCGCGACGATTTGGAGTTGCGCGTGTCCCAGCGCACCCTGGAGTTGCAGCAGGCGCTGCACGAGGCGCACCAGGCGCGTGAGCGCATCGACGCCATCCTGCGTTCGGTGGGCGATGGTCTGCTGGTAGTCAACGAATCCGG
Proteins encoded in this region:
- a CDS encoding cytochrome b/b6 domain-containing protein, which gives rise to MAQSKYIYLQPTPIRIWHWLNALGFIALILSGIQIRYPEVNIFGSYRAAIELHNTAGIVVSVSFCLWLIYYLVISRKLVALYVPTRDDIQRGLWRQAMFYFFNYFRGKPNPHHATPESKFNPMQKSAYLVIMMVLVPLVIVSGLLLLNIGPMRQVVMALGGVKMVIGAHFLLSCGLTAFLFTHVYLATLGQTAFAYFKPMWTGWEKVDSHHAEEGH
- a CDS encoding cytochrome c3 family protein, with the protein product MKISAKHLIFLFFMYFLAFVALVAVPSGWAADTDHCLMCHGDAGMVGDALYVDGDKFAATLHGDMGCVACHVDATYDHPDDGLRLAAVNCNDCHFDIEQEYNAGIHAGLASCNDCHEPHSVRGPTEVSGYDMNLMCTGCHSVSRMVDSHSRWLPQAGLHIEAVPCITCHTSSEDVVITWYLVKQKQAYGDFVLLSNEELQQLAGEAGITEIIDRDGDGFVSLAELRAFNTSRDFRGLHLVGMMTPETVSHNFQVLDNRWDCTFCHASGPGAMQTSYVAFPRGDGSFKRLDVEKGAALDALYGTPNFYMVGATRNKTMDILGAMIIAGGLVLPVGHGTLRFFTRKNRKGGH
- a CDS encoding ATP-binding protein translates to MSANSIRRHILLPLSFTLLLLLATFLFSIYRIKLQEVDAALAQNYEIAQTLSAELRHERAVQMGLVLELLARDPHLQQAMEAGDRAALLEFSRPLFEEVLLPNGISHLYFHQPDQRVLLRLHKPDFHGDLIGRHSLRQAAAENRLSSGVELGPLGTFTHRVVLPWYAAGDLVGYLEAGEDVDLFMGRLRQSIGIDYVVAVEKSYLDRELWEQGRALRARPADWNRFADHVILDQSLEILPEGFEQALNLDHDAHLHLSFELSLDERVLRGRLLPLRDARGVDVGDVLLLVDVTEKLALFNRSMWLGTLLTLGFGGVLFGFSYVMLGRTSQQLQEAQDRLMREFEATRQANDLLEEEMAERQRMEAALREARDDLELRVSQRTLELQQALHEAHQARERIDAILRSVGDGLLVVNESGEVLLANQAARLLLNLAEGKVVGRPLADLLRNQLLLERLRQALAAAGGEQVFDVELLDAQGARRIIEARTSAIHGQGQGRDGILVLCQDVTQARLIDRMKSEFISTVAHEFRTPLATVLGFSELLLSREDFTPEQRREFLTYIFEKADALAAIVDDLLDLSRIESGREIELRKEPSAPDQLFLPVIRDFRLQHPDAEFEVALAPSAADLLVDRRKSAQVMENLLSNAVKYSPGKRRVKISGYAEGAYYQVLVRDWGMGMTPEQQARVFEKFYRADSSNVAVSGTGLGMSIVKHIVEAHGGRVWLESAPGEGTSVYFTLPLAIAVPNSPEHASSARSLSPS